From one Fulvitalea axinellae genomic stretch:
- a CDS encoding DUF6252 family protein, which yields MIKKDMGLFLHKLGERVSNFKMHTLWVCLMVFGSCILSSCEDAIFSLKDLDNTSLGVDAKLNGDSWSARRPSAIYEGGVLRITATGSADDVLKISITALQEGGEYSFGVGEDNFASYVSGSLSYNSTSSSEASGTLIITKVDSERKVVAGSFSLKLANQIDSSDHVEFKLGMFGGINYVVPN from the coding sequence ATCAAAAAAGACATGGGACTATTTCTACATAAACTAGGTGAGCGTGTTTCGAACTTTAAAATGCATACGCTGTGGGTGTGTTTGATGGTGTTTGGCAGTTGTATTCTAAGTTCGTGTGAAGACGCCATATTTTCTCTGAAAGACTTAGACAATACAAGTCTCGGTGTAGACGCTAAGTTGAATGGAGATTCATGGTCAGCAAGAAGGCCATCCGCAATATATGAGGGCGGAGTCCTGAGAATAACAGCTACTGGAAGTGCGGATGACGTTCTGAAAATCTCGATTACGGCTTTGCAAGAAGGGGGGGAGTATTCGTTTGGAGTAGGTGAGGATAACTTCGCTAGTTATGTATCGGGAAGCCTGTCTTATAATTCAACAAGTTCATCGGAAGCAAGCGGAACACTTATCATTACAAAAGTTGATAGTGAAAGAAAGGTTGTAGCGGGATCGTTCAGTTTAAAATTAGCGAACCAGATTGACTCCTCGGATCATGTGGAATTCAAATTAGGGATGTTTGGAGGCATAAATTACGTTGTGCCAAACTAA